One stretch of Candidatus Bathyarchaeia archaeon DNA includes these proteins:
- a CDS encoding AIR synthase related protein, whose translation MTPTPPSNPLLPFPVKTNRDVLLFEFLSGEVLVVGCDSAGGIGPKPLDKLKVDGFILGKFTARAALMEVLAVGANPVCVVDALGVEPEPLGAEILRGIRDEAEKAGLDPKLAVTGSTEKNIAVEQTGIGVTVVGTCRKEQLKIGTAQAGDVVVAVGVPCVGAEVLAEENQGKIAESTDVWALRRLEFVHEIIPVGSTGIAHEVETLAKGAKLKFTIAEQQEVDVKKSAGPATVVLAALSEQKLSELKNAVSKPINCVAHLSN comes from the coding sequence TTGACCCCCACCCCACCCTCCAACCCGCTTCTTCCTTTTCCTGTAAAAACCAACCGCGACGTTCTGCTTTTTGAGTTTCTCAGCGGCGAAGTTCTGGTTGTGGGCTGTGACTCCGCGGGGGGCATTGGTCCTAAGCCGCTGGATAAGCTGAAAGTTGACGGCTTCATTTTGGGCAAGTTTACGGCGCGTGCGGCGTTAATGGAGGTTCTGGCTGTTGGTGCAAACCCCGTCTGCGTTGTAGACGCGTTGGGGGTGGAGCCTGAACCGCTGGGTGCAGAAATCCTGCGCGGCATTCGAGATGAAGCAGAAAAGGCAGGCTTAGACCCAAAGCTGGCGGTGACGGGCAGCACGGAGAAGAACATTGCGGTGGAGCAGACGGGCATTGGGGTTACGGTTGTGGGAACCTGCCGCAAGGAGCAACTTAAAATTGGCACCGCCCAAGCAGGCGATGTTGTGGTGGCTGTTGGGGTTCCCTGCGTTGGAGCCGAAGTCTTAGCCGAAGAAAACCAAGGCAAAATTGCAGAGTCAACCGACGTTTGGGCGTTGCGGCGGCTGGAGTTTGTTCACGAAATCATCCCCGTGGGTTCAACAGGCATCGCACACGAAGTCGAAACCTTAGCCAAAGGAGCCAAACTCAAATTCACAATCGCAGAGCAACAGGAAGTGGATGTTAAGAAGTCGGCGGGTCCTGCAACTGTAGTCTTAGCGGCATTATCCGAACAGAAACTGTCTGAGCTGAAAAACGCAGTAAGTAAACCCATCAACTGTGTTGCGCATCTTTCAAACTGA
- a CDS encoding ECF transporter S component, which yields MQNKTQPQIQLPRNSPTWSLARVAIFTALCAAGSFLKIPSPVGSLALDSAAGFFVALYFGAKEGALVCGLGHLATAVVSGFPLGYFHLPIALGMALAGAAIGIINKMNRTGGFIPALAAGVIINTLFTFVVVPDPNYGLTLALAFIPFVFAAAVLNVFIAGLAYVGIRGRLKL from the coding sequence ATGCAAAACAAAACCCAACCCCAAATCCAACTTCCCCGTAATTCCCCCACGTGGAGCCTTGCCCGCGTAGCCATATTCACTGCGCTGTGCGCTGCGGGCTCCTTTCTCAAAATCCCCAGCCCCGTCGGCTCGCTTGCCCTTGACTCCGCCGCAGGCTTCTTTGTTGCCCTCTACTTCGGAGCCAAAGAGGGTGCGTTGGTCTGCGGGTTGGGGCATTTGGCAACTGCTGTGGTCAGCGGGTTTCCTCTTGGTTACTTCCATCTTCCCATCGCGTTGGGCATGGCTCTGGCAGGCGCCGCAATAGGCATAATCAACAAGATGAACAGAACCGGGGGCTTCATCCCCGCCCTCGCAGCAGGCGTAATCATCAATACCTTGTTCACGTTTGTGGTGGTGCCTGACCCCAACTACGGCTTAACCCTGGCGTTGGCGTTCATCCCGTTCGTGTTTGCGGCGGCGGTCCTAAACGTCTTTATTGCGGGCTTAGCCTATGTTGGGATAAGAGGCAGACTCAAACTTTGA
- the cobD gene encoding threonine-phosphate decarboxylase CobD, with amino-acid sequence MKPALDLAKANFRGLKPCVHGADVLEAAGKTGRTREEILDFSSSVNPLGPSEKALQAVTAGFGMIPSYPDSCSNALRDALASHYAGVGRDNIIVSNGSTELIYLFAEAFMNKGDVALVPAPSFGEYDSAVKKTGERVKYVKLTSRFEADPARFTRAMTGKTKIVYFCNPNNPTSILTPPDQLAEIIQQALDRDILVFLDEDFLEFVDDGEGLSMINRINEFANLFVLRSFTKIYGLTGLRIGYGIASKEIINVLMNAKLPWNVNCLGQAAAVAALNDAAHLQKTLALIKAEKAFLLKALKRVKGLKIYPADANFLFMNIQKTGFTAAQLKEKMLTQGVLIRDCTSFAGLDEHFVRVAVKTHPENERLVAALKVSLEKQV; translated from the coding sequence ATGAAACCAGCGTTGGATTTGGCGAAGGCGAACTTTCGTGGTTTGAAGCCCTGCGTTCATGGCGCAGATGTACTGGAAGCCGCTGGCAAAACAGGGCGCACGCGGGAGGAGATTTTGGATTTTAGCTCCAGCGTTAACCCGTTGGGACCCTCCGAAAAAGCTCTCCAAGCAGTGACTGCTGGTTTTGGCATGATTCCCAGTTACCCCGACTCATGCTCCAACGCCCTGCGCGACGCCCTCGCAAGCCACTACGCGGGCGTAGGCAGAGACAACATCATTGTGAGCAACGGGTCTACGGAGCTGATTTACCTGTTTGCCGAAGCCTTCATGAACAAAGGCGACGTCGCACTGGTGCCTGCGCCCTCGTTTGGGGAATACGACAGCGCAGTGAAAAAGACTGGCGAGAGGGTTAAGTATGTCAAGTTAACTAGCCGTTTTGAGGCTGACCCCGCAAGGTTCACGCGCGCCATGACGGGCAAAACCAAAATTGTGTACTTCTGTAACCCCAACAACCCCACCAGCATCCTAACCCCGCCCGACCAGCTTGCGGAAATCATCCAGCAGGCGCTGGACCGCGACATCTTGGTCTTCTTGGATGAGGACTTCCTTGAATTCGTCGACGACGGCGAGGGGCTATCCATGATTAACCGCATCAACGAGTTTGCGAACCTGTTTGTGCTGCGGTCGTTCACCAAAATCTACGGCTTAACAGGGCTTCGGATTGGCTATGGGATAGCCTCCAAAGAAATCATCAACGTGCTAATGAACGCCAAGTTGCCGTGGAACGTAAACTGCTTGGGGCAGGCGGCGGCGGTTGCAGCCCTCAACGACGCGGCGCACCTGCAAAAAACGTTGGCTTTGATAAAGGCAGAGAAAGCCTTCCTGCTCAAGGCGCTTAAGCGGGTGAAAGGCTTGAAGATTTATCCAGCCGACGCCAACTTTCTATTTATGAACATCCAAAAAACCGGATTCACCGCCGCCCAACTCAAAGAAAAAATGCTCACGCAGGGCGTGCTGATTCGGGACTGCACCTCCTTTGCGGGTTTAGATGAGCATTTTGTGCGAGTCGCAGTCAAGACGCATCCTGAGAACGAGCGGCTGGTGGCGGCGTTGAAGGTGAGTCTGGAGAAGCAGGTTTGA
- a CDS encoding glycosyltransferase family 4 protein yields the protein MYRKTANCNGDSRKKICWVSFLLLDRDLHKTSQIEILRKLAERGHATSLFGINTQEKYVSEANEVNIHSIPMRYVATITMFMYSILLFLYLPVYCLRSKQDYIIVEPRDATFLCATSLLAIPKPVRPKIVLDIRSVPVGGGFTETWLFNTAIKVSKKFFDGITIITPMMRQEICSKFKLNPQSIGVWTSGVSKKFFNPQKYDKDSLRKSLGIEDKFVVFYHGSMGPSYTFGRVRGVAGSIESLKILRQRYPDVVLFMLGDKESYPWIDELRQEYGVKEMVMFHDRVSHKEVPKYIASCDVALVPLPDVQLWRNQCALKLLEYLAMEKVVIATNIPANSYVLGEAKCGVYISSASPKDVAQAIAYVHDNRDKLPEWGATGRAIVDEKFSWDRVAISFEEYLLRLSTPLQLKA from the coding sequence GTGTATAGAAAAACGGCAAACTGTAACGGTGATTCTCGAAAAAAGATTTGCTGGGTTAGTTTTTTACTTTTAGACAGAGACCTTCATAAAACATCCCAAATTGAGATTCTGCGCAAATTAGCGGAACGGGGGCACGCAACATCTCTTTTTGGAATAAACACCCAAGAGAAGTACGTCTCTGAAGCAAACGAGGTGAACATCCACTCAATACCCATGAGGTACGTTGCAACCATAACTATGTTCATGTACTCGATTCTGCTTTTCCTTTATTTACCCGTCTACTGTCTGCGCTCCAAACAAGACTACATAATTGTGGAGCCCCGTGACGCCACCTTTCTGTGCGCAACATCTCTTCTTGCAATCCCCAAACCTGTTCGACCAAAAATTGTCTTAGACATCCGAAGTGTACCAGTGGGCGGTGGCTTCACTGAAACATGGCTTTTCAATACAGCAATAAAGGTGTCAAAAAAGTTCTTTGACGGCATCACAATAATTACGCCCATGATGCGGCAAGAAATATGCAGCAAATTTAAACTAAACCCCCAAAGTATAGGTGTCTGGACCAGCGGCGTTTCGAAGAAGTTTTTCAACCCACAAAAATACGATAAAGACAGTTTGCGGAAAAGCTTGGGAATTGAGGATAAATTTGTTGTTTTCTACCATGGCTCGATGGGTCCATCATACACGTTTGGTCGTGTGCGGGGCGTGGCGGGAAGCATAGAAAGCCTAAAAATTCTTCGACAGAGATACCCTGATGTGGTTTTGTTCATGCTTGGGGACAAAGAGAGTTATCCGTGGATTGATGAACTACGACAAGAATACGGCGTTAAGGAAATGGTTATGTTCCACGATCGGGTGAGTCATAAAGAGGTCCCCAAATACATTGCGTCATGCGATGTTGCTTTGGTGCCGTTACCTGACGTGCAGTTGTGGAGAAATCAGTGCGCCCTAAAACTTTTGGAGTACCTTGCCATGGAAAAAGTTGTCATAGCCACAAACATCCCTGCAAACAGTTACGTGCTGGGGGAAGCTAAATGTGGGGTTTACATAAGCTCTGCATCGCCCAAAGACGTTGCACAAGCCATTGCGTATGTTCATGATAATCGAGATAAGCTGCCTGAGTGGGGAGCAACGGGACGGGCAATAGTTGACGAGAAATTCAGTTGGGACCGCGTCGCCATAAGCTTTGAAGAGTACCTTTTAAGGCTTAGTACTCCTTTACAACTTAAGGCATAG
- a CDS encoding N-acetyltransferase family protein — protein sequence MTERKATVADVAAITEIYNEAILNTTATFDTQPKTLAEQQTWFINHQPRHPIIVAQQNGQVVGWASLSKWSDRCAYCDTAEVSVYVRKEYRAQGVGRQLLKVLIDNGRNIGLHTVIARIAGDNQASRRLFRSMGFEDIGVMREVGRKFGKLLDVYLMQKIYD from the coding sequence GTGACGGAAAGAAAGGCAACTGTGGCAGATGTAGCTGCGATTACTGAAATCTATAACGAAGCTATCCTCAACACTACTGCCACATTTGATACGCAACCCAAAACCTTAGCTGAGCAGCAAACATGGTTCATCAATCATCAGCCCAGACACCCCATCATAGTTGCCCAACAGAATGGTCAAGTGGTGGGGTGGGCGTCGCTTAGCAAATGGTCAGACCGATGCGCCTACTGTGACACCGCTGAAGTATCCGTGTACGTCAGAAAGGAGTACCGTGCACAAGGAGTAGGCAGGCAACTGCTGAAAGTTCTTATTGATAATGGCAGAAACATTGGGTTGCACACCGTTATTGCTCGAATTGCAGGCGACAACCAAGCCAGCAGGCGCCTTTTCAGGTCTATGGGTTTTGAGGATATAGGCGTTATGCGTGAGGTCGGCAGAAAATTCGGCAAACTCTTAGATGTCTATTTGATGCAGAAAATCTACGACTAA
- a CDS encoding MiaB/RimO family radical SAM methylthiotransferase, whose product MVCNGCPENRLDVARAERYLLENGWLVERNMNKADLILFNACGRSSKTESHSIGIIKEIQSKMTSEQQLIVWGCLPKIDLEGLRKEYQGQISFGSELSELQQVLKLKQPIDKSFANYLGTVWPVTKENAPEYVRFEGSAISQIWKKPALRWDGYLNSRFNLVRSKDPSIFYIKISTGCRSNCAYCAVRISRGPTKSKPIQSVIEEFKLGLQQGYRKFSLMGTDPGSYGVDLGCNFIDLLKELTALEGKYSIFLRNFHPFHLKNMLEGFIEVLETKKIKYVELAAESGNNRILKLMNRNYTVEEYKNLISTIRKAYPPIIIRTQIIAGFPTETDEEFQDTMRLLDEITFDYVEVYEFSARPGTVAAKLEPKVPKDVKRQRFLKLYRKAVYNRTPRKVKNILLNRM is encoded by the coding sequence GTGGTCTGCAACGGATGCCCTGAAAACAGGTTGGATGTTGCTAGGGCAGAGAGGTACTTACTGGAGAACGGTTGGTTGGTTGAAAGGAACATGAACAAAGCTGACCTTATCCTGTTTAACGCGTGTGGGAGGTCTAGCAAAACTGAGAGCCACTCGATTGGCATAATTAAAGAGATTCAGAGCAAAATGACTAGTGAGCAACAGTTGATTGTCTGGGGGTGTCTTCCGAAAATTGATTTGGAAGGGTTAAGGAAAGAGTATCAAGGTCAGATTTCTTTTGGTTCAGAACTTTCTGAGCTTCAGCAAGTGTTGAAGCTAAAGCAGCCAATAGATAAGTCGTTTGCGAATTATTTAGGTACAGTTTGGCCGGTAACAAAAGAGAACGCACCTGAATACGTTCGTTTTGAAGGCTCGGCGATAAGTCAAATTTGGAAGAAACCAGCATTACGTTGGGACGGCTACCTTAACTCCCGATTTAACTTGGTGCGGTCCAAGGACCCCTCGATTTTCTACATCAAGATATCCACGGGCTGTCGAAGTAACTGTGCTTATTGTGCAGTTAGGATTTCTCGTGGACCCACCAAAAGTAAACCCATACAAAGCGTCATAGAGGAGTTTAAGTTAGGGTTACAGCAAGGCTACCGAAAATTCAGCTTAATGGGCACGGACCCAGGGTCTTATGGAGTTGACTTGGGTTGTAACTTTATAGACCTCTTAAAAGAATTGACTGCTTTGGAAGGAAAGTACAGCATTTTTCTGCGCAATTTTCACCCCTTTCACCTTAAAAACATGCTGGAGGGCTTTATTGAGGTTTTAGAAACGAAGAAAATCAAGTATGTAGAACTTGCTGCCGAATCTGGAAATAACCGGATTTTGAAATTGATGAACCGTAACTACACGGTAGAGGAATACAAAAATCTAATTTCGACAATTCGCAAAGCTTACCCACCGATTATTATTCGTACACAGATAATTGCTGGGTTTCCCACAGAAACAGACGAAGAATTTCAAGATACCATGAGACTGCTTGATGAGATCACTTTTGACTATGTTGAAGTTTACGAGTTCTCTGCCCGCCCGGGAACAGTCGCGGCAAAGTTGGAGCCCAAAGTGCCCAAGGACGTAAAACGGCAGCGATTTCTCAAGTTGTACCGTAAAGCAGTGTATAACCGCACGCCTAGAAAAGTAAAAAATATTCTGTTAAACAGAATGTAG
- a CDS encoding ribbon-helix-helix domain-containing protein has product MKVTNIRISEKILDETDQLAKQHGLNRSEIIRQALTVYLHLIQNVGSLLRPIAFQVKPAQITYTRRGDITVMQIPTGHAIVVGSTSSGAVGPKPQDKVKVKGRIVGKFLARVALMDVVAVGAFPVLLSVTLGVEKEPTGHEILEGIRSEAVVLGLDPNQVVLEKTEENFATAQTGAGLTVVGFANQDDLRLGKTVPGDLLVAVGKPKVGEEVIPAEVHGEIADLRNMATLSQRRYVHDIVAVGSQGIAYEARMMAFAVGRQLKFAEQTAVDLEKSAGPASVVLVTLDPKRLEDLVLLLQKPVTVIGEIL; this is encoded by the coding sequence GTGAAAGTCACAAACATACGCATCTCAGAAAAAATCCTCGACGAAACCGACCAACTCGCAAAACAACACGGACTCAACCGCTCCGAAATCATCCGCCAAGCCCTAACCGTATACCTACACCTAATCCAAAACGTCGGCTCCCTGCTCCGCCCAATAGCCTTCCAAGTCAAACCCGCACAAATCACCTACACCAGACGCGGCGACATCACCGTCATGCAAATTCCCACAGGACACGCCATCGTGGTGGGCTCCACCTCTTCAGGCGCCGTCGGACCAAAACCCCAAGACAAAGTCAAAGTGAAAGGGCGCATCGTAGGCAAATTCCTTGCACGCGTGGCATTAATGGATGTGGTTGCGGTAGGCGCGTTTCCCGTGCTACTATCCGTAACCTTAGGCGTCGAAAAAGAACCCACAGGACACGAAATCTTGGAAGGCATCCGCAGCGAAGCCGTGGTTTTGGGTTTAGACCCCAACCAAGTAGTGCTGGAGAAAACCGAAGAAAACTTCGCCACAGCCCAAACAGGTGCCGGCTTAACGGTGGTCGGCTTCGCAAACCAAGATGACTTGCGACTGGGCAAAACAGTACCCGGCGATTTGCTAGTGGCGGTTGGCAAACCCAAAGTCGGCGAAGAAGTGATTCCCGCAGAAGTTCACGGCGAAATCGCGGACCTGCGTAACATGGCAACGCTTTCCCAGCGACGCTATGTGCATGATATTGTAGCTGTGGGTTCACAGGGCATCGCGTATGAGGCGCGTATGATGGCGTTTGCGGTTGGGCGACAACTCAAATTTGCCGAGCAAACTGCGGTGGATTTGGAGAAGTCAGCTGGTCCAGCTTCGGTTGTGCTGGTCACTTTGGACCCAAAACGGTTGGAGGATTTGGTTTTGCTGCTACAAAAACCTGTAACGGTGATTGGCGAAATACTCTAA
- a CDS encoding heparin lyase I family protein yields MAKGQLFKALAISLILLTALAAVAAIKPTPIANAATTGTFGNTAVGPYIDRTPVGDKDSCRYQATETGTITSVSMYIQTANAPVSFAVYSDNNGQPDQLLGQSSYVTTTGNSWVTAPVSAPVTAGQNYWLTVMCDSMVYWNYGFDATAAAGNGVEASTASYSESYGDFTLWGPATFSMYATYTTTGSSTPTATPTPTPTPSPTSDPQTNTATFGYTTVGQYTDRTPLDNKDSCRYQASQSGTMTSISMYIQTGNAQVRYAVYSDNNGQPGQLLGQTDLVNTAANSWVTAPISVPITAGQYYWLTVMASSMIYFNYDFTSQAISGNGVDSSMTYSESYGDFTLWGPATFSMYATYTTTEPTTPTNTPTPTATPTPTPTQTPTPTATPTPTPTPTPTSTPTNPSATPVWSTDAEISSLSQLGMNYYVEQGGSGDSVQITSAMANSGSRSFQLSTSNGRIELDLYPGSMIQNDIYVSFYAYVPSSFQIGSYLTIFQLEGSILPNYEPIWAFMIRPDNNNNVILYGRDNNGDKLGNDGVQADSGMSFPRDQWVHIEYYTHIASNGRIEAWMNGAKLWDVSCDTSGLKLTPMYFSPMVYGSSGTIYVDDIAMYNTNIRG; encoded by the coding sequence ATGGCAAAAGGACAACTATTCAAAGCCTTAGCGATATCGCTAATTCTCTTGACAGCCCTCGCCGCAGTCGCCGCCATTAAGCCAACGCCAATCGCCAACGCAGCCACAACAGGAACCTTCGGCAACACCGCTGTTGGTCCCTACATTGACAGAACACCTGTAGGTGACAAGGACTCATGCAGGTATCAAGCAACCGAAACCGGAACAATAACTTCAGTCTCCATGTACATCCAGACCGCCAACGCCCCAGTAAGCTTTGCTGTTTACAGCGACAATAACGGGCAGCCCGACCAGCTTCTTGGTCAAAGCAGCTACGTCACCACAACTGGAAACAGCTGGGTGACCGCACCCGTTTCAGCACCTGTTACTGCAGGCCAAAACTACTGGCTAACGGTCATGTGTGACTCCATGGTTTACTGGAACTACGGTTTCGACGCAACAGCCGCAGCAGGAAACGGAGTAGAAGCATCCACAGCTTCCTATTCAGAAAGCTATGGTGATTTCACTCTCTGGGGACCTGCAACTTTCAGCATGTACGCAACCTACACCACAACAGGGTCTTCAACTCCAACAGCCACACCAACCCCAACCCCGACTCCAAGCCCTACCTCTGACCCACAGACAAACACCGCAACATTCGGATACACAACCGTTGGTCAATACACAGACAGAACCCCCTTAGACAACAAAGACTCATGCCGCTACCAAGCTTCACAAAGCGGAACCATGACCTCCATTTCCATGTACATCCAAACAGGAAACGCACAGGTTCGCTACGCAGTCTACAGCGACAACAACGGGCAACCCGGTCAGCTCCTTGGTCAGACTGACTTAGTCAACACCGCCGCCAACAGCTGGGTAACCGCTCCCATATCCGTGCCCATAACTGCAGGACAGTACTATTGGCTAACCGTCATGGCATCCTCAATGATATACTTCAACTACGACTTTACTTCACAAGCCATATCGGGCAACGGAGTAGACTCATCAATGACTTACTCAGAAAGTTATGGTGACTTTACCCTTTGGGGACCCGCTACCTTCAGCATGTACGCAACCTACACCACAACAGAGCCCACAACCCCAACAAACACCCCAACACCAACAGCAACTCCTACACCAACCCCAACTCAGACACCTACCCCAACAGCAACACCCACACCAACCCCAACCCCAACACCAACATCAACACCAACCAACCCATCAGCCACGCCAGTTTGGAGCACTGACGCAGAGATATCCAGTCTCAGCCAGCTAGGCATGAACTACTATGTTGAGCAAGGCGGTAGTGGCGACAGCGTACAAATAACTTCAGCAATGGCAAACAGTGGATCACGAAGCTTCCAGTTAAGCACCTCTAACGGTAGAATCGAACTAGACCTGTACCCAGGTTCAATGATACAAAACGACATCTACGTCAGCTTCTATGCCTACGTTCCCTCGTCATTCCAGATTGGAAGCTACCTAACTATATTCCAGCTGGAAGGCAGCATCCTGCCGAACTATGAACCAATCTGGGCATTCATGATACGCCCCGATAACAACAATAACGTCATACTATACGGCAGAGACAACAACGGCGACAAACTAGGAAACGACGGCGTACAAGCAGACAGCGGAATGTCTTTCCCACGTGACCAATGGGTACACATCGAATACTACACCCACATTGCAAGCAACGGCAGAATTGAAGCATGGATGAATGGCGCAAAACTCTGGGATGTTTCATGCGACACCTCAGGACTAAAGCTAACACCGATGTACTTCTCTCCAATGGTCTACGGCAGCTCAGGAACAATCTACGTTGACGATATCGCCATGTACAACACCAACATAAGAGGATAA
- the cobT gene encoding nicotinate mononucleotide-dependent phosphoribosyltransferase CobT: MCSVCAKAFIRYYSNQKTQETTMQDIIFTHEPQKGEAFLQNLKGKKPQFICTLGTTQTAKIPGLSAAGANPDITDYTPPADIELLLLGKCRCINGVPVTPDGIPTPALVTMSALKLAGMTALPVNAGLRVLPYVPYLDVGAKPGKDIRTGKAVEDAAEVLARAKLAGRILSETADYLVIGESIPGGTTTALGVLQAMGYHGEGKVSSSMPGNPHDLKLQTVEAGLKAAGAAVGAFKADPLGAVSAVGDPMMPVFAGLVLGAAERVPVVMAGGTQMTAVLAVVNGLNPKVLGNVAIGTTRWIVEDKTSDLNGIVSQIADVPVLAADLDFGGSRFSGLRAYEAGVVKEGVGIGGTAIAAMVKSEGAVTKQTLLAEVERSYEQLVNSK, from the coding sequence ATGTGTAGTGTGTGTGCAAAGGCTTTTATCCGTTACTACAGCAACCAAAAGACGCAGGAAACAACCATGCAAGACATCATATTTACACACGAACCGCAAAAAGGAGAAGCCTTCCTTCAGAACCTCAAGGGCAAAAAGCCTCAATTCATTTGTACGCTTGGCACGACGCAGACCGCCAAAATCCCTGGGTTATCAGCTGCAGGCGCAAACCCCGACATAACCGACTACACCCCACCCGCCGACATCGAACTCCTCTTGCTGGGCAAATGCCGATGCATCAACGGCGTTCCCGTCACCCCCGACGGCATCCCCACCCCCGCGTTGGTCACCATGTCCGCGCTTAAACTGGCAGGCATGACCGCGCTGCCGGTGAATGCTGGACTACGGGTTCTGCCCTACGTGCCGTATTTGGATGTAGGCGCAAAACCCGGAAAGGACATTCGCACGGGCAAGGCAGTTGAGGATGCGGCTGAGGTGCTGGCGCGTGCTAAGCTGGCGGGGCGCATCCTGTCGGAAACCGCAGATTATCTTGTCATTGGCGAGAGCATTCCTGGGGGCACCACGACGGCGCTGGGGGTTTTGCAGGCTATGGGCTACCATGGGGAGGGCAAGGTGAGCAGTAGCATGCCTGGGAATCCGCATGATTTGAAGCTGCAAACCGTTGAGGCTGGGTTAAAAGCTGCTGGTGCTGCTGTGGGCGCGTTTAAGGCTGACCCGCTGGGCGCGGTTTCCGCTGTGGGTGACCCTATGATGCCTGTTTTTGCAGGTTTGGTTTTGGGTGCGGCGGAGCGTGTGCCTGTGGTTATGGCTGGCGGAACCCAAATGACCGCCGTTCTTGCCGTAGTCAACGGCTTAAACCCAAAAGTTTTGGGCAATGTTGCCATCGGCACAACACGGTGGATTGTGGAGGACAAAACTTCCGACCTTAACGGCATAGTGAGCCAGATTGCGGATGTGCCTGTGTTGGCTGCGGACCTTGATTTTGGTGGTTCGCGGTTTAGTGGGTTGCGTGCTTACGAGGCTGGCGTGGTCAAGGAGGGCGTTGGCATAGGCGGCACAGCAATCGCTGCCATGGTCAAATCCGAAGGCGCAGTGACCAAGCAGACTTTGCTTGCAGAAGTGGAGCGCAGCTACGAGCAACTAGTAAACTCCAAGTAA
- a CDS encoding cobalamin biosynthesis protein, with translation MFPFFNFSFFVDSVLIFVLAFTIDIVFGEIPDRAHPTVWMGKVIDYLKPRLKSSNPKTEKANGVLLCVSVMALFAGASFAILWALRLIPVVGWFLYIIMAALMLKTTFALKCMRYYTHPIEKALKRGDMAEARKWMHFIVRRDPNTLDERHIVSAAVESIAESTTDGVTSPFFFFALFGVPGAYAFRVINTLDSMVGYKDAVNVNIGWFSARMDTITNYVPTRITAVLMVAASALVGADWRSSWRILKRDRNKTASPNAGYTISAMAGALNTQLEKEGHYALGDAERFSADDITKAWRIMQVTTFLFGLVVVVPIIALEALLL, from the coding sequence ATGTTTCCCTTCTTTAACTTCTCCTTCTTTGTGGACTCGGTGCTGATTTTTGTTTTAGCCTTCACCATTGACATCGTATTTGGGGAAATCCCCGACCGCGCCCACCCCACCGTCTGGATGGGCAAAGTCATAGACTACCTCAAACCCCGCCTGAAAAGCTCAAACCCTAAGACGGAGAAAGCCAACGGCGTTTTGCTCTGCGTGTCGGTGATGGCGTTGTTTGCGGGCGCCTCCTTTGCCATCCTCTGGGCATTGCGGCTCATTCCAGTCGTGGGCTGGTTTCTCTACATCATCATGGCAGCTCTGATGCTTAAAACCACGTTTGCCCTCAAATGCATGCGCTACTACACCCACCCCATCGAAAAAGCCCTCAAACGTGGCGACATGGCTGAGGCGCGGAAGTGGATGCATTTCATCGTCAGACGCGACCCCAACACGCTCGACGAACGCCACATTGTCTCTGCCGCCGTGGAGTCAATTGCAGAAAGCACCACGGACGGCGTCACTTCGCCGTTCTTCTTTTTTGCCTTGTTTGGCGTGCCAGGCGCCTATGCCTTCCGCGTCATTAACACGTTGGATTCGATGGTGGGCTACAAGGACGCGGTTAACGTGAATATTGGGTGGTTTAGTGCACGCATGGACACCATAACCAACTATGTGCCGACGCGGATTACGGCGGTTCTGATGGTGGCTGCCTCGGCTTTGGTGGGGGCGGATTGGCGCAGTTCGTGGCGCATCCTTAAACGGGACAGGAACAAGACGGCAAGCCCCAACGCTGGCTACACCATATCTGCCATGGCGGGCGCCCTGAACACGCAGCTGGAGAAAGAGGGGCACTACGCGCTGGGCGATGCGGAGCGGTTCTCTGCGGATGACATCACCAAGGCGTGGCGGATAATGCAGGTGACCACGTTCCTGTTTGGGCTGGTAGTGGTTGTTCCGATTATTGCACTGGAAGCATTGCTACTGTAA